A genomic window from Glycine max cultivar Williams 82 chromosome 17, Glycine_max_v4.0, whole genome shotgun sequence includes:
- the LOC100820465 gene encoding autophagy-related protein 18b isoform X7, producing the protein MANHSSSPSLLCASFNQDHSYFAVGTRDGVRIFDTNTGRLCYERAVGAFVIAEMLFSSSLLAIVGAGDQPSLSPRRLCLFNTTTGAALRELNFLTSILAVRMNRQRLIVILQDKAYVYEINSLTILDTIDTVPNIKGLCAFSPCLDACYLALPASTTKGSALLYNVMDCHLHCEIEAHRSPLAAMVLSSNGMYIATASEQGTIIRVHLVSDATKSYSFRRGTYPSTIFSLSFGPSKQLPDILAASSSSGSIHLFTLGFASHPRSKRSSGFLGSIIPGAVNDVLDPAYHHVLHNAVSAGVKRAIMSVITYNGYFQEYNLSIDAQNELSWSLVREFNLLTATMDKAS; encoded by the exons ATGGCCAACCATTCTTCTTCGCCCTCTTTACTTTGCGCTTCTTTCAACCAGGACCATAG TTACTTTGCCGTTGGCACCAGAGATGGTGTTAGAATATTTGATACCAATACTGGAAGACTTTGTTATGAAAGAG CGGTTGGAGCTTTTGTTATTGCTGAGATGCTGTTTAGCTCCAGTCTTCTTGCTATCGTTGGAGCTGGTGATCAG CCATCTTTGTCCCCTCGCCGTCTTTGTTTATTCAATACAACCACTGGAGCTGCTCTTAGAGAATTGAATTTTCTAACTTCCATACTTGCTGTTCGCATGAATAGACAAAG ACTCATTGTCATTTTACAAGACAAAGCATATGTATATGAAATAAATAGTCTCACAATCTTGGATACTATTGACACAGTGCCAAATATTAAAG GACTTTGTGCTTTTTCCCCTTGTTTGGATGCTTGCTACTTGGCTCTTCCTGCCAGTACTACCAAAGGATCTGCGTTGCTATATAATGTCATGGATTGCCATTTACACTGTGAG ATTGAGGCTCATCGTTCACCATTAGCTGCAATGGTTCTTTCTTCTAATGGAATGTACATAGCTACAGCATCCGAGCAAGGGACCATAATCAGAGTCCATTTGGTGTCAGATGCAACAAAG TCATATAGCTTTAGAAGGGGGACATATCCGTCTActatattttctctttcatttggACCATCAAAGCAGCTTCCAGATATTCTTGCAGCCTCAAGTTCTTCTGGTTCTATTCATCTTTTTACTCTCGGATTTGCTTCACATCCAAG GAGCAAGAGATCAAGTGGTTTTCTTGGATCAATAATTCCTGGTGCTGTGAATGATGTGCTGGATCCTGCTTATCATCACGTACTACATAATGCTGTCTCTGCAGGGGTCAAAAG GGCCATCATGTCCGTAATAACTTATAACGGCTACTTCCAGGAATACAACTTAAGCATTGATGCCCAGAATGAATTATCTTGGTCTTTAGTGCGTGAGTTCAATCTTTTGACTGCCACCATGGACAAGGCATCATGA
- the LOC100820465 gene encoding autophagy-related protein 18b isoform X5 gives MANHSSSPSLLCASFNQDHSYFAVGTRDGVRIFDTNTGRLCYERAVGAFVIAEMLFSSSLLAIVGAGDQPSLSPRRLCLFNTTTGAALRELNFLTSILAVRMNRQRLIVILQDKAYVYEINSLTILDTIDTVPNIKGLCAFSPCLDACYLALPASTTKGSALLYNVMDCHLHCEIEAHRSPLAAMVLSSNGMYIATASEQGTIIRVHLVSDATKSYSFRRGTYPSTIFSLSFGPSKQLPDILAASSSSGSIHLFTLGFASHPRCRSKRSSGFLGSIIPGAVNDVLDPAYHHVLHNAVSAGVKRAIMSVITYNGYFQEYNLSIDAQNELSWSLVREFNLLTATMDKAS, from the exons ATGGCCAACCATTCTTCTTCGCCCTCTTTACTTTGCGCTTCTTTCAACCAGGACCATAG TTACTTTGCCGTTGGCACCAGAGATGGTGTTAGAATATTTGATACCAATACTGGAAGACTTTGTTATGAAAGAG CGGTTGGAGCTTTTGTTATTGCTGAGATGCTGTTTAGCTCCAGTCTTCTTGCTATCGTTGGAGCTGGTGATCAG CCATCTTTGTCCCCTCGCCGTCTTTGTTTATTCAATACAACCACTGGAGCTGCTCTTAGAGAATTGAATTTTCTAACTTCCATACTTGCTGTTCGCATGAATAGACAAAG ACTCATTGTCATTTTACAAGACAAAGCATATGTATATGAAATAAATAGTCTCACAATCTTGGATACTATTGACACAGTGCCAAATATTAAAG GACTTTGTGCTTTTTCCCCTTGTTTGGATGCTTGCTACTTGGCTCTTCCTGCCAGTACTACCAAAGGATCTGCGTTGCTATATAATGTCATGGATTGCCATTTACACTGTGAG ATTGAGGCTCATCGTTCACCATTAGCTGCAATGGTTCTTTCTTCTAATGGAATGTACATAGCTACAGCATCCGAGCAAGGGACCATAATCAGAGTCCATTTGGTGTCAGATGCAACAAAG TCATATAGCTTTAGAAGGGGGACATATCCGTCTActatattttctctttcatttggACCATCAAAGCAGCTTCCAGATATTCTTGCAGCCTCAAGTTCTTCTGGTTCTATTCATCTTTTTACTCTCGGATTTGCTTCACATCCAAGGTG CAGGAGCAAGAGATCAAGTGGTTTTCTTGGATCAATAATTCCTGGTGCTGTGAATGATGTGCTGGATCCTGCTTATCATCACGTACTACATAATGCTGTCTCTGCAGGGGTCAAAAG GGCCATCATGTCCGTAATAACTTATAACGGCTACTTCCAGGAATACAACTTAAGCATTGATGCCCAGAATGAATTATCTTGGTCTTTAGTGCGTGAGTTCAATCTTTTGACTGCCACCATGGACAAGGCATCATGA
- the LOC102670502 gene encoding probable aspartic protease At2g35615 produces the protein MATPLVYRLVSLPFIFHFTLTTATIITSSINPVFLIHYESTLSLYNSKDTTWDHYSHKMLKQTSSNEYISNLVPSPRNVVFLINFSIGEPPVPSLAVMDTGSSFTWVMCHPCSSCSQQSVPIFDLSKSSTYALTFSECNKCDVVNCECPCSVEYVGSGSSKGIYAREQLTSETIDENAFKVPSLIFGCGREFSTSSNGYPYQGINGVFGLGSGRFSLLPSFGNLRNINHKFNILVLGDKANMQGDLTNLNVINGLYYVNLEAISIGGRKLDINPTVFERSITDNNSGVIIDTGADHT, from the coding sequence ATGGCAACACCACTTGTTTATAGACTTGTTTCATTGCCTTTCATATTTCATTTCACCTTAACCACTGCCACCATCATAACCTCATCTATTAACCCAGTGTTTCTCATACACTATGAGTCAACACTATCACTCTACAATTCAAAAGACACCACTTGGGATCATTACTCGCATAAAATGCTTAAGCAAACTTCTAGTAATGAATATATCTCCAATCTTGTTCCTAGCCCTAGAAATGTTGTgttcttaattaatttctccATAGGTGAACCACCTGTTCCATCACTTGCTGTCATGGACACTGGTAGCAGCTTTACATGGGTTATGTGTCATCCTTGTTCATCTTGTTCGCAGCAATCTGTTCCAATATTTGACCTCTCAAAATCTTCCACATATGCTTTGACATTCAGTGAATGTAACAAATGTGATGTGGTGAATTGTGAGTGTCCATGCAGTGTGGAGTATGTTGGGAGTGGTTCATCAAAAGGGATCTATGCAAGGGAGCAATTAACTTCAGAAACCATAGATGAAAACGCATTCAAAGTTCCTAGTTTGATATTTGGATGTGGTCGTGAGTTTAGTACATCATCAAATGGTTACCCCTACCAAGGAATCAATGGGGTGTTTGGACTTGGTAGCGGAAGGTTCTCGTTGCTACCTAGCTTTGGTAACTTAAGAAATATTAATCATAAGTTTAACATATTGGTCTTGGGGGACAAAGCCAATATGCAAGGTGACTTAACTAATTTGAATGTGATCAATGGTTTGTATTATGTTAATCTAGAAGCTATAAGCATAGGAGGGAGAAAGCTTGATATCAATCCAACCGTGTTTGAAAGATCAATAACAGATAATAACAGTGGAGTGATAATTGACACTGGAGCAGACCATACATAG
- the LOC100820465 gene encoding autophagy-related protein 18b isoform X8 has protein sequence MLFSSSLLAIVGAGDQPSLSPRRLCLFNTTTGAALRELNFLTSILAVRMNRQRLIVILQDKAYVYEINSLTILDTIDTVPNIKGLCAFSPCLDACYLALPASTTKGSALLYNVMDCHLHCEIEAHRSPLAAMVLSSNGMYIATASEQGTIIRVHLVSDATKSYSFRRGTYPSTIFSLSFGPSKQLPDILAASSSSGSIHLFTLGFASHPRCRSKRSSGFLGSIIPGAVNDVLDPAYHHVLHNAVSAGVKSHAIIRKVENVTNSSSSELLACRAIMSVITYNGYFQEYNLSIDAQNELSWSLVREFNLLTATMDKAS, from the exons ATGCTGTTTAGCTCCAGTCTTCTTGCTATCGTTGGAGCTGGTGATCAG CCATCTTTGTCCCCTCGCCGTCTTTGTTTATTCAATACAACCACTGGAGCTGCTCTTAGAGAATTGAATTTTCTAACTTCCATACTTGCTGTTCGCATGAATAGACAAAG ACTCATTGTCATTTTACAAGACAAAGCATATGTATATGAAATAAATAGTCTCACAATCTTGGATACTATTGACACAGTGCCAAATATTAAAG GACTTTGTGCTTTTTCCCCTTGTTTGGATGCTTGCTACTTGGCTCTTCCTGCCAGTACTACCAAAGGATCTGCGTTGCTATATAATGTCATGGATTGCCATTTACACTGTGAG ATTGAGGCTCATCGTTCACCATTAGCTGCAATGGTTCTTTCTTCTAATGGAATGTACATAGCTACAGCATCCGAGCAAGGGACCATAATCAGAGTCCATTTGGTGTCAGATGCAACAAAG TCATATAGCTTTAGAAGGGGGACATATCCGTCTActatattttctctttcatttggACCATCAAAGCAGCTTCCAGATATTCTTGCAGCCTCAAGTTCTTCTGGTTCTATTCATCTTTTTACTCTCGGATTTGCTTCACATCCAAGGTG CAGGAGCAAGAGATCAAGTGGTTTTCTTGGATCAATAATTCCTGGTGCTGTGAATGATGTGCTGGATCCTGCTTATCATCACGTACTACATAATGCTGTCTCTGCAGGGGTCAAAAG CCATGCCATAATTCGCAAGGTTGAAAATGTCACCAACTCCTCATCATCTGAACTCCTAGCTTGTAG GGCCATCATGTCCGTAATAACTTATAACGGCTACTTCCAGGAATACAACTTAAGCATTGATGCCCAGAATGAATTATCTTGGTCTTTAGTGCGTGAGTTCAATCTTTTGACTGCCACCATGGACAAGGCATCATGA
- the LOC100820465 gene encoding autophagy-related protein 18b isoform X4: protein MANHSSSPSLLCASFNQDHSYFAVGTRDGVRIFDTNTGRLCYERAVGAFVIAEMLFSSSLLAIVGAGDQPSLSPRRLCLFNTTTGAALRELNFLTSILAVRMNRQRLIVILQDKAYVYEINSLTILDTIDTVPNIKGLCAFSPCLDACYLALPASTTKGSALLYNVMDCHLHCEIEAHRSPLAAMVLSSNGMYIATASEQGTIIRVHLVSDATKSYSFRRGTYPSTIFSLSFGPSKQLPDILAASSSSGSIHLFTLGFASHPRSKRSSGFLGSIIPGAVNDVLDPAYHHVLHNAVSAGVKSHAIIRKVENVTNSSSSELLACRAIMSVITYNGYFQEYNLSIDAQNELSWSLVREFNLLTATMDKAS, encoded by the exons ATGGCCAACCATTCTTCTTCGCCCTCTTTACTTTGCGCTTCTTTCAACCAGGACCATAG TTACTTTGCCGTTGGCACCAGAGATGGTGTTAGAATATTTGATACCAATACTGGAAGACTTTGTTATGAAAGAG CGGTTGGAGCTTTTGTTATTGCTGAGATGCTGTTTAGCTCCAGTCTTCTTGCTATCGTTGGAGCTGGTGATCAG CCATCTTTGTCCCCTCGCCGTCTTTGTTTATTCAATACAACCACTGGAGCTGCTCTTAGAGAATTGAATTTTCTAACTTCCATACTTGCTGTTCGCATGAATAGACAAAG ACTCATTGTCATTTTACAAGACAAAGCATATGTATATGAAATAAATAGTCTCACAATCTTGGATACTATTGACACAGTGCCAAATATTAAAG GACTTTGTGCTTTTTCCCCTTGTTTGGATGCTTGCTACTTGGCTCTTCCTGCCAGTACTACCAAAGGATCTGCGTTGCTATATAATGTCATGGATTGCCATTTACACTGTGAG ATTGAGGCTCATCGTTCACCATTAGCTGCAATGGTTCTTTCTTCTAATGGAATGTACATAGCTACAGCATCCGAGCAAGGGACCATAATCAGAGTCCATTTGGTGTCAGATGCAACAAAG TCATATAGCTTTAGAAGGGGGACATATCCGTCTActatattttctctttcatttggACCATCAAAGCAGCTTCCAGATATTCTTGCAGCCTCAAGTTCTTCTGGTTCTATTCATCTTTTTACTCTCGGATTTGCTTCACATCCAAG GAGCAAGAGATCAAGTGGTTTTCTTGGATCAATAATTCCTGGTGCTGTGAATGATGTGCTGGATCCTGCTTATCATCACGTACTACATAATGCTGTCTCTGCAGGGGTCAAAAG CCATGCCATAATTCGCAAGGTTGAAAATGTCACCAACTCCTCATCATCTGAACTCCTAGCTTGTAG GGCCATCATGTCCGTAATAACTTATAACGGCTACTTCCAGGAATACAACTTAAGCATTGATGCCCAGAATGAATTATCTTGGTCTTTAGTGCGTGAGTTCAATCTTTTGACTGCCACCATGGACAAGGCATCATGA
- the LOC100820465 gene encoding autophagy-related protein 18b isoform X1, whose amino-acid sequence MANHSSSPSLLCASFNQDHSYFAVGTRDGVRIFDTNTGRLCYERAVGAFVIAEMLFSSSLLAIVGAGDQPSLSPRRLCLFNTTTGAALRELNFLTSILAVRMNRQRLIVILQDKAYVYEINSLTILDTIDTVPNIKGLCAFSPCLDACYLALPASTTKGSALLYNVMDCHLHCEIEAHRSPLAAMVLSSNGMYIATASEQGTIIRVHLVSDATKSYSFRRGTYPSTIFSLSFGPSKQLPDILAASSSSGSIHLFTLGFASHPRCRSKRSSGFLGSIIPGAVNDVLDPAYHHVLHNAVSAGVKSHAIIRKVENVTNSSSSELLACRAIMSVITYNGYFQEYNLSIDAQNELSWSLVREFNLLTATMDKAS is encoded by the exons ATGGCCAACCATTCTTCTTCGCCCTCTTTACTTTGCGCTTCTTTCAACCAGGACCATAG TTACTTTGCCGTTGGCACCAGAGATGGTGTTAGAATATTTGATACCAATACTGGAAGACTTTGTTATGAAAGAG CGGTTGGAGCTTTTGTTATTGCTGAGATGCTGTTTAGCTCCAGTCTTCTTGCTATCGTTGGAGCTGGTGATCAG CCATCTTTGTCCCCTCGCCGTCTTTGTTTATTCAATACAACCACTGGAGCTGCTCTTAGAGAATTGAATTTTCTAACTTCCATACTTGCTGTTCGCATGAATAGACAAAG ACTCATTGTCATTTTACAAGACAAAGCATATGTATATGAAATAAATAGTCTCACAATCTTGGATACTATTGACACAGTGCCAAATATTAAAG GACTTTGTGCTTTTTCCCCTTGTTTGGATGCTTGCTACTTGGCTCTTCCTGCCAGTACTACCAAAGGATCTGCGTTGCTATATAATGTCATGGATTGCCATTTACACTGTGAG ATTGAGGCTCATCGTTCACCATTAGCTGCAATGGTTCTTTCTTCTAATGGAATGTACATAGCTACAGCATCCGAGCAAGGGACCATAATCAGAGTCCATTTGGTGTCAGATGCAACAAAG TCATATAGCTTTAGAAGGGGGACATATCCGTCTActatattttctctttcatttggACCATCAAAGCAGCTTCCAGATATTCTTGCAGCCTCAAGTTCTTCTGGTTCTATTCATCTTTTTACTCTCGGATTTGCTTCACATCCAAGGTG CAGGAGCAAGAGATCAAGTGGTTTTCTTGGATCAATAATTCCTGGTGCTGTGAATGATGTGCTGGATCCTGCTTATCATCACGTACTACATAATGCTGTCTCTGCAGGGGTCAAAAG CCATGCCATAATTCGCAAGGTTGAAAATGTCACCAACTCCTCATCATCTGAACTCCTAGCTTGTAG GGCCATCATGTCCGTAATAACTTATAACGGCTACTTCCAGGAATACAACTTAAGCATTGATGCCCAGAATGAATTATCTTGGTCTTTAGTGCGTGAGTTCAATCTTTTGACTGCCACCATGGACAAGGCATCATGA
- the LOC100820465 gene encoding autophagy-related protein 18b isoform X6 yields MANHSSSPSLLCASFNQDHSYFAVGTRDGVRIFDTNTGRLCYERAVGAFVIAEMLFSSSLLAIVGAGDQPSLSPRRLCLFNTTTGAALRELNFLTSILAVRMNRQRLIVILQDKAYVYEINSLTILDTIDTVPNIKGLCAFSPCLDACYLALPASTTKGSALLYNVMDCHLHCEIEAHRSPLAAMVLSSNGMYIATASEQGTIIRVHLVSDATKSYSFRRGTYPSTIFSLSFGPSKQLPDILAASSSSGSIHLFTLGFASHPRWSKRSSGFLGSIIPGAVNDVLDPAYHHVLHNAVSAGVKRAIMSVITYNGYFQEYNLSIDAQNELSWSLVREFNLLTATMDKAS; encoded by the exons ATGGCCAACCATTCTTCTTCGCCCTCTTTACTTTGCGCTTCTTTCAACCAGGACCATAG TTACTTTGCCGTTGGCACCAGAGATGGTGTTAGAATATTTGATACCAATACTGGAAGACTTTGTTATGAAAGAG CGGTTGGAGCTTTTGTTATTGCTGAGATGCTGTTTAGCTCCAGTCTTCTTGCTATCGTTGGAGCTGGTGATCAG CCATCTTTGTCCCCTCGCCGTCTTTGTTTATTCAATACAACCACTGGAGCTGCTCTTAGAGAATTGAATTTTCTAACTTCCATACTTGCTGTTCGCATGAATAGACAAAG ACTCATTGTCATTTTACAAGACAAAGCATATGTATATGAAATAAATAGTCTCACAATCTTGGATACTATTGACACAGTGCCAAATATTAAAG GACTTTGTGCTTTTTCCCCTTGTTTGGATGCTTGCTACTTGGCTCTTCCTGCCAGTACTACCAAAGGATCTGCGTTGCTATATAATGTCATGGATTGCCATTTACACTGTGAG ATTGAGGCTCATCGTTCACCATTAGCTGCAATGGTTCTTTCTTCTAATGGAATGTACATAGCTACAGCATCCGAGCAAGGGACCATAATCAGAGTCCATTTGGTGTCAGATGCAACAAAG TCATATAGCTTTAGAAGGGGGACATATCCGTCTActatattttctctttcatttggACCATCAAAGCAGCTTCCAGATATTCTTGCAGCCTCAAGTTCTTCTGGTTCTATTCATCTTTTTACTCTCGGATTTGCTTCACATCCAAGGTG GAGCAAGAGATCAAGTGGTTTTCTTGGATCAATAATTCCTGGTGCTGTGAATGATGTGCTGGATCCTGCTTATCATCACGTACTACATAATGCTGTCTCTGCAGGGGTCAAAAG GGCCATCATGTCCGTAATAACTTATAACGGCTACTTCCAGGAATACAACTTAAGCATTGATGCCCAGAATGAATTATCTTGGTCTTTAGTGCGTGAGTTCAATCTTTTGACTGCCACCATGGACAAGGCATCATGA
- the LOC100820465 gene encoding autophagy-related protein 18b isoform X3, translated as MANHSSSPSLLCASFNQDHSYFAVGTRDGVRIFDTNTGRLCYERAVGAFVIAEMLFSSSLLAIVGAGDQPSLSPRRLCLFNTTTGAALRELNFLTSILAVRMNRQRLIVILQDKAYVYEINSLTILDTIDTVPNIKGLCAFSPCLDACYLALPASTTKGSALLYNVMDCHLHCEIEAHRSPLAAMVLSSNGMYIATASEQGTIIRVHLVSDATKSYSFRRGTYPSTIFSLSFGPSKQLPDILAASSSSGSIHLFTLGFASHPRWSKRSSGFLGSIIPGAVNDVLDPAYHHVLHNAVSAGVKSHAIIRKVENVTNSSSSELLACRAIMSVITYNGYFQEYNLSIDAQNELSWSLVREFNLLTATMDKAS; from the exons ATGGCCAACCATTCTTCTTCGCCCTCTTTACTTTGCGCTTCTTTCAACCAGGACCATAG TTACTTTGCCGTTGGCACCAGAGATGGTGTTAGAATATTTGATACCAATACTGGAAGACTTTGTTATGAAAGAG CGGTTGGAGCTTTTGTTATTGCTGAGATGCTGTTTAGCTCCAGTCTTCTTGCTATCGTTGGAGCTGGTGATCAG CCATCTTTGTCCCCTCGCCGTCTTTGTTTATTCAATACAACCACTGGAGCTGCTCTTAGAGAATTGAATTTTCTAACTTCCATACTTGCTGTTCGCATGAATAGACAAAG ACTCATTGTCATTTTACAAGACAAAGCATATGTATATGAAATAAATAGTCTCACAATCTTGGATACTATTGACACAGTGCCAAATATTAAAG GACTTTGTGCTTTTTCCCCTTGTTTGGATGCTTGCTACTTGGCTCTTCCTGCCAGTACTACCAAAGGATCTGCGTTGCTATATAATGTCATGGATTGCCATTTACACTGTGAG ATTGAGGCTCATCGTTCACCATTAGCTGCAATGGTTCTTTCTTCTAATGGAATGTACATAGCTACAGCATCCGAGCAAGGGACCATAATCAGAGTCCATTTGGTGTCAGATGCAACAAAG TCATATAGCTTTAGAAGGGGGACATATCCGTCTActatattttctctttcatttggACCATCAAAGCAGCTTCCAGATATTCTTGCAGCCTCAAGTTCTTCTGGTTCTATTCATCTTTTTACTCTCGGATTTGCTTCACATCCAAGGTG GAGCAAGAGATCAAGTGGTTTTCTTGGATCAATAATTCCTGGTGCTGTGAATGATGTGCTGGATCCTGCTTATCATCACGTACTACATAATGCTGTCTCTGCAGGGGTCAAAAG CCATGCCATAATTCGCAAGGTTGAAAATGTCACCAACTCCTCATCATCTGAACTCCTAGCTTGTAG GGCCATCATGTCCGTAATAACTTATAACGGCTACTTCCAGGAATACAACTTAAGCATTGATGCCCAGAATGAATTATCTTGGTCTTTAGTGCGTGAGTTCAATCTTTTGACTGCCACCATGGACAAGGCATCATGA
- the LOC100820465 gene encoding autophagy-related protein 18b isoform X2 gives MANHSSSPSLLCASFNQDHSYFAVGTRDGVRIFDTNTGRLCYERAVGAFVIAEMLFSSSLLAIVGAGDQPSLSPRRLCLFNTTTGAALRELNFLTSILAVRMNRQRLIVILQDKAYVYEINSLTILDTIDTVPNIKGLCAFSPCLDACYLALPASTTKGSALLYNVMDCHLHCEIEAHRSPLAAMVLSSNGMYIATASEQGTIIRVHLVSDATKSYSFRRGTYPSTIFSLSFGPSKQLPDILAASSSSGSIHLFTLGFASHPSRSKRSSGFLGSIIPGAVNDVLDPAYHHVLHNAVSAGVKSHAIIRKVENVTNSSSSELLACRAIMSVITYNGYFQEYNLSIDAQNELSWSLVREFNLLTATMDKAS, from the exons ATGGCCAACCATTCTTCTTCGCCCTCTTTACTTTGCGCTTCTTTCAACCAGGACCATAG TTACTTTGCCGTTGGCACCAGAGATGGTGTTAGAATATTTGATACCAATACTGGAAGACTTTGTTATGAAAGAG CGGTTGGAGCTTTTGTTATTGCTGAGATGCTGTTTAGCTCCAGTCTTCTTGCTATCGTTGGAGCTGGTGATCAG CCATCTTTGTCCCCTCGCCGTCTTTGTTTATTCAATACAACCACTGGAGCTGCTCTTAGAGAATTGAATTTTCTAACTTCCATACTTGCTGTTCGCATGAATAGACAAAG ACTCATTGTCATTTTACAAGACAAAGCATATGTATATGAAATAAATAGTCTCACAATCTTGGATACTATTGACACAGTGCCAAATATTAAAG GACTTTGTGCTTTTTCCCCTTGTTTGGATGCTTGCTACTTGGCTCTTCCTGCCAGTACTACCAAAGGATCTGCGTTGCTATATAATGTCATGGATTGCCATTTACACTGTGAG ATTGAGGCTCATCGTTCACCATTAGCTGCAATGGTTCTTTCTTCTAATGGAATGTACATAGCTACAGCATCCGAGCAAGGGACCATAATCAGAGTCCATTTGGTGTCAGATGCAACAAAG TCATATAGCTTTAGAAGGGGGACATATCCGTCTActatattttctctttcatttggACCATCAAAGCAGCTTCCAGATATTCTTGCAGCCTCAAGTTCTTCTGGTTCTATTCATCTTTTTACTCTCGGATTTGCTTCACATCCAAG CAGGAGCAAGAGATCAAGTGGTTTTCTTGGATCAATAATTCCTGGTGCTGTGAATGATGTGCTGGATCCTGCTTATCATCACGTACTACATAATGCTGTCTCTGCAGGGGTCAAAAG CCATGCCATAATTCGCAAGGTTGAAAATGTCACCAACTCCTCATCATCTGAACTCCTAGCTTGTAG GGCCATCATGTCCGTAATAACTTATAACGGCTACTTCCAGGAATACAACTTAAGCATTGATGCCCAGAATGAATTATCTTGGTCTTTAGTGCGTGAGTTCAATCTTTTGACTGCCACCATGGACAAGGCATCATGA